A genomic window from Streptomyces sp. WMMC940 includes:
- a CDS encoding S28 family serine protease produces the protein MRKTLRWLLSLVVLMGGAGTTASAATAAEPAIGSPTASKGVTPQDIKGRILAIPGMSLIEEKPYPGYRYFVLDYTQPVDHRRPSKGTFKQRITVLHKDTTRPTVFHTSGYHVGTTPRRREPTQIVDGNQVDLEYRFFSPSRPDPADWSKLDIWQAASDQHRVFTALKKIYGKKWIATGGSKGGMTATYYERFYPRDMDGVVAYVAPNDVNNNEDSAYDRFFEKVGTAECRDKLNAVQREALVRRDSLEALYVKYAADNGHTFKTIGSLDKAFEAVVLDYAWAFWQYSLVSDCASVPVAATASDQEIWDSVDAISGFSFYTDQGLEPYTPYYHQAGTELGAPAIELRHLKGLSRYGYQAPRNFVPREIPMRFKPWVMDDVDRWVRHHARQMLFVYGENDPWGAEPFRLGKGARDSHVFTAPGANHGANVAGLKADQRAKATARILEWAGVAPAAVQEDPAKAKRLTKPDTKLDKQDIEREPMLRP, from the coding sequence ATGCGGAAAACACTGAGATGGCTGCTGTCGCTCGTGGTACTCATGGGTGGCGCGGGGACGACGGCGAGCGCGGCCACCGCCGCCGAACCCGCCATCGGCTCACCCACCGCGTCCAAGGGCGTCACGCCCCAGGACATCAAGGGCCGGATCCTCGCGATTCCCGGGATGAGCCTGATCGAGGAGAAGCCGTACCCCGGCTACCGCTACTTCGTCCTCGACTACACCCAGCCGGTCGACCACCGGCGCCCGTCCAAGGGCACGTTCAAGCAGCGCATCACCGTGCTGCACAAGGACACGACCCGGCCGACCGTCTTCCACACCAGCGGCTACCACGTCGGTACGACCCCGCGCCGGCGTGAGCCCACCCAGATCGTCGACGGCAACCAGGTCGACCTGGAGTACCGGTTCTTCAGCCCGTCGCGGCCCGACCCGGCCGACTGGTCCAAGCTCGACATCTGGCAGGCCGCCAGCGACCAGCACCGTGTCTTCACCGCGCTGAAGAAGATCTACGGCAAGAAGTGGATCGCCACGGGCGGCTCGAAGGGCGGCATGACCGCCACGTACTACGAGCGCTTCTACCCGCGGGACATGGACGGTGTCGTCGCCTACGTCGCACCGAACGACGTGAACAACAACGAGGACTCCGCCTACGACCGGTTCTTCGAGAAGGTCGGCACCGCCGAGTGCCGCGACAAGCTGAACGCGGTGCAGCGCGAGGCACTCGTCCGCCGTGACTCACTGGAGGCGCTGTACGTCAAGTACGCGGCCGACAACGGTCACACCTTCAAGACGATCGGCTCGCTCGACAAGGCATTCGAGGCCGTCGTCCTCGACTACGCCTGGGCCTTCTGGCAGTACAGCCTGGTGAGCGACTGCGCGTCGGTCCCCGTCGCGGCGACCGCCTCGGACCAGGAGATCTGGGACAGCGTCGACGCCATCTCCGGCTTCTCCTTCTACACCGACCAGGGCCTGGAGCCGTACACGCCGTACTACCACCAGGCGGGCACCGAACTCGGCGCGCCGGCCATCGAACTGCGCCACCTCAAGGGCCTGAGCCGCTACGGCTACCAGGCACCGCGCAACTTCGTGCCGCGGGAGATCCCCATGCGCTTCAAGCCGTGGGTGATGGACGACGTGGACAGGTGGGTCCGTCACCACGCGCGGCAGATGCTGTTCGTCTACGGCGAGAACGACCCCTGGGGTGCCGAACCGTTTCGACTGGGCAAGGGCGCGCGTGACAGCCATGTCTTCACCGCTCCCGGTGCCAACCACGGTGCCAACGTCGCCGGTCTGAAGGCGGACCAGCGGGCGAAGGCCACCGCCCGGATCCTGGAGTGGGCGGGCGTCGCCCCGGCCGCCGTCCAGGAGGACCCGGCCAAGGCGAAGAGGCTGACGAAGCCGGACACGAAGCTCGACAAGCAGGACATCGAGCGGGAGCCGATGCTGCGTCCGTGA
- a CDS encoding LppU/SCO3897 family protein, which translates to MHVRRLWVGVVCAVLVCCRPGPAGAGGDGPQTPRESSAPSAHGPLYLGPGSCSGPGRADVREVPCTSEKAAARVIARHDGRRTDTPDCPDTTDFVLHISEHRPALDEDGDGSVPRGYACMRNLEPPHPGDPGGGGGPHTVVGDCLHTSRQGQVKETACDGSGEHRPEFRVASAVDGRSQCPPSTDLFVELPAGRKPVGCARRL; encoded by the coding sequence ATGCACGTACGGCGTCTTTGGGTGGGGGTGGTCTGCGCGGTGCTCGTCTGCTGCCGACCTGGACCGGCAGGCGCCGGGGGCGATGGCCCACAGACGCCGCGCGAGAGCTCGGCGCCGTCCGCACACGGACCGCTGTACCTCGGGCCCGGGAGCTGCAGCGGCCCGGGCCGCGCGGATGTCCGTGAAGTGCCCTGCACCAGCGAGAAGGCGGCGGCGCGCGTGATCGCCCGTCACGACGGACGGCGGACGGACACACCGGACTGCCCGGACACGACCGACTTCGTGCTGCACATCTCGGAGCACCGGCCGGCGCTCGACGAGGACGGCGACGGTTCGGTGCCGCGGGGTTACGCCTGCATGCGCAATCTGGAGCCGCCGCATCCCGGCGATCCCGGGGGCGGGGGCGGACCGCACACGGTCGTCGGCGACTGCCTCCACACCTCGCGCCAGGGCCAGGTGAAGGAGACCGCCTGCGACGGATCCGGTGAGCACCGGCCCGAGTTCAGGGTGGCGTCGGCCGTGGACGGACGTTCCCAGTGCCCGCCGTCGACGGATCTGTTCGTGGAACTGCCCGCCGGCCGCAAACCGGTGGGCTGTGCCCGCCGCCTCTGA
- a CDS encoding glycoside hydrolase family 3 protein encodes MPDRTAPSRRSVLAATAVGAAAAALASGPAHAGSADRGPTRARLQRLISRMSLEEKVGQLFVMRVYGHSANAPDQVDIDANLREIGVRSAAELIERYHVGGIIYFVWAHNTRDPQQIAELSNGIQRAGLAQPTPVPLLISTDQEHGIVARVGKPATLVPGAMALGAGGSRSDARKAARIAGTELAAMGIRQNYAPVADVNVNPANPVIGVRSFGSDPRAVSGLVASQVRGYQGAGIAATSKHFPGHGDTVSDSHYSLPTIHHTREEWSELDAPPFRAAIAAGIRSIMTAHIVVPALDPSEDPATLSRPILTGILREELGYDGVVVTDALDMAGVRQKYGDDRVPVLALKAGCDQLLNPPDLGVAWNAVLEAVRSGELTEQRIEESILRILLLKDELGLFRQPFVTRQGVDRTVGKRSHLAAADRIAQGTTTLLADPAGLLPLSRRRHRDVLVVGADPASPSGTTGPPTATLTKGFTELGFTATALSTGITPTAARIEEAVAAAAGKDVVVVGTYNVSATSPQRTLVSRLVATGVPVVTVAIRNPYDIAQLTGTGFAASLATYSWTDVELRAAVRVIAGRAEPEGRLPVPVQRADDPTQVLYPVGHGLRYRE; translated from the coding sequence GTGCCCGACCGGACCGCGCCGTCCAGACGTTCCGTTCTCGCCGCCACCGCCGTAGGTGCCGCGGCCGCAGCCCTCGCCTCCGGCCCCGCACACGCGGGCTCAGCCGACCGCGGCCCCACTCGCGCCCGTCTCCAGCGGCTCATCTCCCGGATGAGCCTTGAGGAGAAGGTCGGACAGCTCTTCGTGATGCGGGTGTACGGGCACTCCGCCAACGCACCCGACCAGGTCGACATCGACGCCAACCTCAGGGAGATCGGGGTCCGTTCGGCCGCCGAACTGATCGAGCGCTACCACGTCGGCGGCATCATCTACTTCGTCTGGGCCCACAACACCCGTGACCCGCAGCAGATCGCCGAGCTGTCCAACGGCATCCAGCGGGCGGGACTCGCCCAGCCCACCCCCGTTCCGCTGCTGATCTCCACGGACCAGGAGCACGGCATCGTCGCCCGGGTCGGCAAGCCCGCCACGCTCGTGCCGGGCGCGATGGCACTGGGGGCGGGCGGTTCCCGTTCCGACGCCCGGAAGGCCGCCCGGATCGCCGGCACCGAACTCGCCGCGATGGGCATCCGGCAAAACTACGCGCCGGTCGCCGACGTCAACGTCAATCCGGCCAACCCGGTCATCGGCGTGCGGTCGTTCGGCTCCGACCCCCGGGCCGTGTCGGGGCTGGTCGCCTCACAGGTGCGGGGCTACCAGGGCGCGGGCATCGCCGCGACGTCCAAGCACTTCCCGGGGCACGGGGACACCGTGTCCGACAGCCACTACTCGCTGCCGACGATCCACCACACCCGCGAGGAGTGGAGCGAGCTGGACGCTCCGCCGTTCCGGGCGGCGATCGCCGCGGGCATCCGCTCGATCATGACGGCGCACATCGTCGTCCCGGCGCTCGACCCGAGCGAGGACCCGGCGACGCTGTCCCGCCCCATCCTCACGGGGATACTGCGCGAGGAACTCGGGTATGACGGGGTCGTCGTCACCGACGCGCTCGACATGGCGGGCGTACGGCAGAAGTACGGCGACGACCGGGTTCCGGTGCTCGCCCTGAAGGCCGGCTGCGACCAGTTGCTCAACCCGCCGGACCTGGGCGTCGCCTGGAACGCCGTCCTGGAGGCCGTGCGGAGCGGTGAGCTGACCGAGCAGCGCATCGAGGAATCGATCCTGCGCATTCTGCTGCTGAAGGACGAACTGGGCCTCTTCCGGCAGCCGTTCGTCACCCGCCAGGGCGTGGACCGCACCGTGGGCAAGCGATCCCATCTGGCCGCCGCCGACCGGATCGCCCAGGGCACCACCACACTGCTCGCCGATCCGGCAGGTCTGCTGCCGCTGTCCCGCCGCAGACACCGCGATGTGCTCGTGGTCGGCGCGGATCCGGCCTCCCCGTCCGGGACGACCGGGCCCCCGACCGCCACGCTCACAAAGGGCTTCACCGAACTGGGCTTCACCGCGACGGCGCTGTCCACCGGCATCACCCCCACGGCCGCGAGGATCGAGGAAGCGGTGGCCGCGGCGGCCGGGAAGGACGTCGTGGTCGTCGGTACGTACAACGTCTCGGCGACCAGTCCGCAACGGACCCTCGTCTCCCGGTTGGTGGCCACGGGTGTCCCGGTGGTCACGGTCGCCATCCGGAACCCGTACGACATCGCGCAGTTGACGGGCACCGGCTTCGCGGCCTCGCTCGCGACCTACAGCTGGACCGACGTCGAACTACGGGCGGCGGTAAGGGTGATCGCGGGCCGGGCCGAGCCCGAAGGCCGCCTTCCCGTACCGGTGCAGCGAGCCGACGACCCGACGCAGGTGCTGTACCCGGTCGGACACGGCCTGAGATATCGGGAGTAG
- a CDS encoding sugar phosphate isomerase/epimerase family protein — MRFAFSTLGVPGMPVPEVASLAASAGWQGVELRTHPEEPVNLAMGIRERAAVVDEFARAGVEIVTVAGYAQVAAAGDEAAIREELTELVLLAKDLGAPFVRVFPGGGDQPQETADAAAARRLAAAAETAADAGVRVLLETHDSHRTGIAVSRIVGQVGHKHVGALWDVLHPWLEEEPPVTTRAALGPYLGCVQVKDVASAEDLTPLPLGAGVLPLGECLALADGDGWVCWEYERRWHPGTAELPGILAAGREHLESLVRS; from the coding sequence GTGAGATTCGCCTTCTCGACCCTCGGCGTTCCCGGCATGCCCGTCCCGGAGGTGGCCTCCCTGGCGGCCTCGGCGGGCTGGCAGGGAGTGGAGCTGCGCACCCACCCCGAGGAGCCGGTCAACCTGGCCATGGGGATACGCGAACGGGCCGCGGTCGTGGACGAGTTCGCCCGGGCGGGCGTGGAGATCGTGACGGTCGCCGGCTACGCCCAGGTCGCGGCTGCGGGCGACGAGGCGGCGATTCGCGAGGAGCTGACAGAACTGGTCTTGCTGGCAAAGGATTTGGGGGCTCCCTTCGTCCGGGTCTTCCCCGGGGGCGGCGACCAGCCCCAGGAGACCGCCGATGCGGCGGCGGCCAGGCGGCTCGCCGCGGCGGCCGAGACCGCCGCCGACGCGGGTGTGCGGGTCCTGCTGGAAACCCATGACTCGCATCGCACGGGCATCGCGGTCTCCCGCATCGTGGGCCAGGTCGGGCACAAGCACGTGGGAGCGCTGTGGGATGTGCTGCACCCATGGCTGGAGGAGGAACCGCCCGTCACGACCCGGGCGGCGCTCGGGCCCTATCTGGGCTGCGTCCAGGTCAAGGACGTCGCCTCGGCGGAGGACCTCACGCCGCTGCCGCTGGGCGCCGGGGTCCTGCCCCTCGGTGAGTGCCTGGCGCTCGCGGACGGCGACGGCTGGGTGTGCTGGGAGTACGAGAGGCGCTGGCACCCGGGCACGGCCGAGTTGCCGGGGATACTCGCGGCGGGGCGGGAGCACCTCGAGTCGCTGGTGCGCTCCTGA
- a CDS encoding bifunctional helix-turn-helix transcriptional regulator/GNAT family N-acetyltransferase produces the protein MAVQEIRAFNRFYTNLIGALDYSKHLYTPYTLTESRVLYELAHAPRTDAADLRLELSLDAGYLSRLLGKFERDGLVERAPSEEDSRRQRITLTPRGREATALLDERSREAVGRLLADVPAVEQPRLTEAMRTVRDILGEVRPDRQGRGEGPVLRDPVPGELGWIVQRHGALYAAEYGWNADFEGLVARIVADFAQDHDPHLERVWIAELDGRPVGSVMCVRDEAPSTARLRLLLVEPEARGHRLGERLVGAVVDFAREVGYRELVLWTNDVLTAARSIYQRAGFTLVAEKPHRSYGADLVGQDWRLPLQEGSPT, from the coding sequence ATGGCCGTCCAGGAGATTCGCGCCTTCAACCGCTTCTACACCAACCTCATCGGCGCGCTCGACTACAGCAAGCACCTCTACACGCCGTACACGCTCACCGAGTCGCGGGTGCTGTACGAGCTGGCCCACGCCCCGCGGACCGACGCCGCCGACCTCCGGCTGGAGCTGTCCCTGGACGCGGGCTATCTGAGTCGGCTGCTCGGCAAGTTCGAGCGTGACGGCCTGGTCGAGCGGGCCCCGTCGGAGGAGGACTCGCGGCGGCAGCGCATAACGCTGACACCACGCGGGCGAGAGGCGACGGCCCTGCTGGACGAGCGCTCCCGGGAGGCCGTGGGCAGGCTGCTGGCCGATGTTCCGGCCGTGGAGCAGCCCCGGCTGACCGAGGCCATGCGCACGGTGCGCGACATACTGGGCGAGGTCCGGCCGGACCGGCAGGGGCGTGGCGAGGGGCCGGTGCTGCGCGACCCGGTGCCCGGGGAGCTGGGCTGGATCGTCCAGCGGCACGGCGCGCTCTACGCGGCGGAGTACGGTTGGAACGCGGACTTCGAAGGGCTGGTCGCCCGGATCGTCGCGGACTTCGCCCAGGACCACGATCCCCACCTCGAACGGGTGTGGATAGCCGAGCTGGACGGCCGCCCGGTCGGTTCCGTGATGTGCGTACGGGACGAGGCCCCGTCCACCGCCCGGCTGAGGCTGCTGCTGGTCGAGCCCGAGGCGCGCGGCCACCGCCTCGGGGAGCGGCTGGTGGGCGCGGTCGTGGATTTCGCCCGGGAAGTGGGATACCGGGAACTGGTGCTCTGGACCAATGACGTCCTGACGGCCGCCCGGAGCATCTACCAGCGCGCGGGATTCACACTCGTCGCGGAGAAGCCGCACCGCTCATACGGCGCCGACCTGGTCGGCCAGGACTGGCGGTTGCCCCTCCAGGAAGGATCGCCCACGTGA
- a CDS encoding LacI family DNA-binding transcriptional regulator, whose translation MTVTLADVAARARVSPATVSRVLNGNYPVAASTRERVLRAVDELDYVLNGPASSLAAATSDLVGILVNDIADPFFGILAGAAQTAIGEGASGRAGGEKLAVVCNTGGSPERELTYLTLLQRQRAAAVVLTGGAPEDPDHLTAMAAKLGRLADAGTTVVLCGRPPVSGGAVTATLAFDNRGGGRRLTEHLIGLGHRRIGYVAGPTGRTTTRHRLEGHRAALEAATAAYAGGAGAAGSVPEDQERLTIHGLYDRRSGYDATLELLRRDPGLTAIVAANDTVALGACAALRDLGLRIPEDVSVAGFDDLPFSVDAVPALTTVRLPLHEAGVRAGRLAMGREAPPPGGIATIGAELMARTSTAPPRKD comes from the coding sequence ATGACAGTCACGCTGGCTGATGTGGCGGCTCGCGCCCGGGTCTCCCCGGCGACCGTCTCCCGGGTCCTCAACGGCAACTACCCGGTCGCCGCCTCGACCCGGGAACGGGTACTGCGGGCGGTGGACGAGCTCGACTACGTCCTCAACGGGCCGGCCAGCTCACTCGCGGCGGCCACCTCCGACCTGGTCGGGATCCTCGTCAACGACATCGCCGACCCGTTCTTCGGGATCCTGGCCGGCGCCGCACAGACCGCGATCGGCGAGGGCGCCTCGGGCCGGGCGGGCGGCGAGAAACTGGCAGTGGTGTGCAACACGGGCGGCTCCCCGGAACGCGAACTGACCTACCTGACACTGCTGCAGCGGCAGCGGGCGGCCGCGGTGGTCCTCACGGGCGGGGCACCGGAGGACCCGGACCACCTCACCGCCATGGCGGCCAAGCTCGGGAGGCTCGCGGACGCGGGGACGACGGTCGTGCTCTGCGGCCGCCCACCCGTCTCCGGGGGCGCCGTCACCGCCACGCTCGCCTTCGACAACCGGGGCGGCGGGCGACGGCTCACGGAGCACCTGATCGGCCTTGGGCACCGGCGGATCGGGTATGTCGCGGGCCCCACCGGGCGCACCACCACACGGCACCGGCTCGAAGGCCATCGCGCGGCGCTGGAAGCGGCGACGGCGGCCTACGCCGGGGGCGCGGGGGCGGCCGGATCCGTGCCGGAGGATCAGGAGCGGTTGACGATCCACGGCCTGTACGACCGGCGCTCGGGCTACGACGCCACGCTGGAACTGCTGCGCCGTGATCCCGGTCTGACGGCGATCGTCGCGGCCAACGACACGGTGGCACTGGGTGCCTGCGCGGCGTTGCGCGACCTGGGCCTGCGCATCCCGGAGGACGTCTCGGTGGCCGGATTCGACGACCTGCCGTTCTCGGTGGACGCGGTGCCGGCACTGACGACGGTACGGCTGCCGCTGCACGAGGCAGGGGTGCGCGCGGGCCGTCTCGCCATGGGCAGGGAGGCTCCGCCGCCGGGCGGCATCGCGACGATCGGCGCGGAACTGATGGCGCGGACGTCGACGGCGCCGCCGCGCAAGGACTGA
- a CDS encoding Gfo/Idh/MocA family protein: MTRRTVRIAMNGVTGRMGYRQHLVRSLLAIREQGGLGIGDGAVLWPEPVLVGRREHALREIADRHGLTEWSTDLDAVLADGTVDVYFDAQVTSARVDAIKKAIAAGKHVYTEKPTASDTGAALELARLALAAGIRHGVVQDKIFLPGLLKLKRLVEGGFFGEILSVRGEFGYWVFEGDWQDAQRPSWNYRSEDGGGIVVDMFPHWEYVLHELLGRVTSVQAHVATHVPQRWDERGKPYEATAEDAAYAVFGLANGVVAQINSSWAVRVHRDELVEFQVDGTHGSAVAGLRRCRVQHRSATPRPVWNPDLPATEPFREQWQDVPDNAEFDNGFKAQWQLFLRHVALGEPHHWDLMAGARGVQLAELGLESSAEGRRLDVPELTL; this comes from the coding sequence GTGACACGCAGGACGGTGCGGATCGCCATGAACGGCGTCACGGGGCGGATGGGGTACCGGCAGCACCTCGTGCGCTCCCTCCTCGCGATACGCGAACAGGGCGGGCTCGGCATCGGCGACGGTGCGGTCCTCTGGCCCGAGCCCGTCCTGGTCGGCCGTCGTGAACACGCCCTGCGCGAGATCGCCGACCGCCACGGCCTGACCGAGTGGTCGACGGACCTCGACGCGGTGCTCGCCGACGGGACGGTGGACGTCTACTTCGACGCGCAGGTCACCTCGGCCCGGGTCGACGCGATCAAGAAGGCGATCGCGGCCGGCAAGCACGTGTACACCGAGAAGCCCACCGCGTCCGATACCGGCGCAGCCCTCGAACTGGCACGTCTCGCACTGGCCGCCGGCATCCGGCACGGCGTCGTCCAGGACAAGATCTTCCTGCCGGGCCTGCTGAAGCTGAAGCGCCTCGTGGAAGGCGGCTTCTTCGGAGAGATCCTCTCCGTGCGGGGGGAGTTCGGCTACTGGGTCTTCGAGGGCGACTGGCAGGACGCCCAGCGCCCCTCCTGGAACTACCGCTCCGAGGACGGCGGCGGCATCGTCGTCGACATGTTCCCGCACTGGGAGTACGTGCTGCACGAGCTCCTCGGCCGGGTGACGAGCGTCCAGGCGCATGTCGCCACGCACGTCCCGCAGCGCTGGGACGAGCGGGGCAAACCGTACGAGGCGACGGCCGAGGACGCGGCGTACGCCGTGTTCGGGCTGGCGAACGGTGTCGTCGCCCAGATCAACTCCTCCTGGGCGGTCCGCGTGCACCGCGACGAACTGGTCGAGTTCCAGGTGGACGGTACGCACGGATCGGCGGTCGCGGGGCTGCGCCGCTGCCGCGTCCAGCACCGCAGCGCCACGCCGAGGCCCGTCTGGAACCCGGACCTGCCCGCCACGGAGCCCTTCCGCGAGCAGTGGCAGGACGTCCCGGACAACGCCGAGTTCGACAACGGGTTCAAGGCCCAGTGGCAGCTGTTCCTCAGGCACGTCGCCCTGGGCGAGCCCCACCACTGGGACCTGATGGCCGGTGCCCGCGGGGTGCAGCTCGCCGAGCTTGGACTCGAGTCCTCCGCGGAGGGGCGACGTCTCGACGTTCCGGAGCTGACGCTGTGA
- the recD2 gene encoding SF1B family DNA helicase RecD2, giving the protein MSNLAVLEGVLERITYANEENGYTVARVDTGRGSSDLLTVVGSLLGAQPGESLRMEGRWGSHPQYGKQFTVENYTTVLPATVQGIRRYLGSGLIKGIGPRIAERIVDHFGAGTLDVIEQEPGRLVEVPGLGPKRTKMIGVAWEEQKAIKEVMVFLQGVGVSTSIAVRIYKKYGDASISVVKNQPYRLAADVWGIGFLTADRIAQAVGIPHDSPDRVKAGLQYALSQSTDQGHCYLPEERLIADSVKLLQVDTGLVIDCLAELAAEEEGVVREQVPSPEGGDPVTAVYLVPFHRAELSLAAQLTRLLRTDEDRMPAFRDVAWDKALAWLAGRTGAELAPEQEQAVRLALTRKVAVLTGGPGCGKSFTVRSIVELARARKAKVVLAAPTGRAAKRLAELTGAEASTVHRLLELRPGGDAAYDRDRPLDADLVVVDEASMLDLLLANKLVKAVAPGAHLLLVGDVDQLPSVGAGEVLSDLLADGSPVPSVRLTRIFRQAQQSGVVTNAHRINSGAQPVTQGLSDFFLFVEDDTEEAGRLTVDVAARRVPARFGLDPRRDVQVLAPMHRGPAGAGTLNGLLQQAITPARPDVPEKRFGGRVFRVGDKVTQVRNNYEKGENGVFNGTVGVVTSLNPVDQRLTVLTDEDEEVPYDFDELDELAHAYAVTIHRSQGSEYPAVVIPVTTGAWMMLQRNLLYTAVTRARKLVVLVGSRKAIGQAVRTVSAGRRFTALDHRLTGGGFVGKIT; this is encoded by the coding sequence ATGTCCAATCTGGCAGTGCTCGAAGGGGTCCTGGAGCGGATCACCTACGCCAACGAGGAGAACGGGTACACGGTCGCCCGGGTCGACACCGGACGCGGCAGCTCCGACCTCCTCACGGTGGTCGGCTCGCTCCTCGGCGCGCAGCCGGGTGAATCGCTGCGGATGGAGGGCCGCTGGGGCTCCCACCCGCAGTACGGCAAGCAGTTCACCGTCGAGAACTACACCACCGTCCTGCCCGCCACCGTCCAGGGCATCCGGCGCTACCTCGGCTCCGGCCTCATCAAGGGCATCGGGCCCCGCATCGCCGAGCGCATCGTCGACCACTTCGGCGCCGGCACCCTCGACGTCATCGAGCAGGAGCCCGGCAGGCTCGTCGAGGTCCCCGGCCTCGGCCCCAAACGCACCAAGATGATCGGCGTCGCCTGGGAGGAGCAGAAGGCCATCAAGGAAGTCATGGTCTTCCTCCAGGGGGTCGGCGTCTCCACGTCCATCGCCGTGCGGATCTACAAGAAGTACGGGGACGCGTCGATCTCCGTCGTCAAGAACCAGCCCTACCGGCTCGCGGCGGACGTCTGGGGCATCGGCTTCCTCACCGCCGACCGGATCGCCCAGGCGGTGGGCATACCCCACGACAGCCCCGACCGGGTCAAGGCCGGCCTGCAGTACGCCCTGTCCCAGTCCACGGACCAAGGGCACTGCTACCTCCCGGAGGAGAGGCTCATCGCCGATTCGGTGAAGCTCCTCCAGGTGGACACGGGACTGGTGATCGACTGCCTCGCCGAGCTGGCGGCCGAGGAGGAAGGAGTGGTCCGGGAACAGGTCCCTTCGCCCGAGGGCGGGGACCCGGTCACCGCGGTGTACCTCGTGCCCTTCCATCGCGCCGAGCTGTCCCTCGCCGCCCAGCTGACCCGGCTGCTGCGCACGGACGAGGACCGTATGCCGGCCTTCCGGGACGTGGCCTGGGACAAGGCACTGGCCTGGCTCGCCGGGCGTACGGGCGCGGAGCTGGCGCCCGAGCAGGAGCAGGCGGTCCGGCTCGCCCTCACCCGGAAGGTGGCCGTCCTGACCGGCGGCCCCGGCTGCGGCAAGTCGTTCACGGTCCGTTCGATCGTCGAGCTCGCCCGCGCCAGGAAGGCCAAGGTGGTCCTCGCCGCACCCACGGGAAGGGCGGCCAAGCGGCTCGCAGAGCTGACCGGCGCCGAGGCGTCCACCGTCCACCGGCTCCTGGAGCTCAGGCCGGGCGGAGACGCGGCCTACGACAGGGACCGGCCGCTCGACGCCGATCTCGTGGTGGTCGACGAGGCCTCCATGCTGGACCTGCTGCTGGCCAACAAGCTCGTGAAGGCCGTGGCGCCGGGCGCTCATCTGCTGCTGGTCGGCGACGTGGACCAGCTCCCGAGCGTCGGCGCCGGGGAGGTCCTCAGCGATCTGCTCGCGGACGGCAGTCCGGTCCCGTCCGTCCGGCTCACCCGCATTTTCCGGCAGGCCCAGCAGTCGGGCGTGGTCACCAACGCCCACCGGATAAACTCCGGCGCCCAGCCCGTCACCCAGGGGCTGAGCGACTTCTTCCTCTTCGTCGAGGACGACACCGAGGAGGCGGGCCGGCTCACCGTCGACGTCGCCGCCCGGCGGGTCCCCGCCCGTTTCGGGCTGGACCCCCGGCGCGATGTGCAGGTCCTGGCGCCCATGCACCGGGGCCCCGCCGGCGCGGGCACCCTGAACGGTCTCCTGCAGCAGGCGATCACCCCCGCCCGCCCCGATGTGCCCGAGAAGCGGTTCGGCGGCCGGGTCTTCCGCGTCGGCGACAAGGTCACTCAGGTTCGCAACAATTACGAGAAGGGGGAAAACGGAGTCTTCAACGGCACGGTCGGCGTGGTGACCTCGCTCAATCCGGTGGATCAGCGGCTGACGGTGCTGACGGACGAGGACGAGGAGGTGCCGTACGACTTCGACGAGCTGGACGAGCTCGCCCACGCGTACGCCGTCACGATCCACCGCTCCCAGGGCAGCGAGTATCCGGCGGTGGTGATTCCGGTCACCACCGGGGCCTGGATGATGCTCCAGCGGAACCTGCTCTACACGGCCGTCACCCGTGCGAGGAAGCTCGTCGTGCTCGTCGGCTCCCGCAAGGCGATAGGGCAGGCGGTCCGCACCGTCTCGGCAGGGAGGCGCTTTACCGCACTCGACCACAGGCTGACAGGTGGAGGGTTCGTGGGAAAGATCACCTAG